Proteins from a genomic interval of Sphingobacterium lactis:
- a CDS encoding outer membrane beta-barrel protein codes for MKLLTNVILSLFFGLFTLQSMAQSKLTGTVMDETDKTKLTNATAMLLTAKDSILVDFTRANADGKFTLNNPDAEDYLLIISYPKFGDFYDQVAKGTGSKDFGEIKLQSAANLIDEILITGKIPVVIKGDTVEYDASSFVTEKNAKVEDLLKVLPGITVDASGKITAQGKEVTKVLVDGEEFFGDDPKLVTRNIRSDMVDKVQVFEKKSEEAERTGVDDGQRIQTINVKLKEDAKNGMFGTLTGGGGLDDNTGYYLGKAAINKFKGAQKISAYGITSNDGTTDLDWREAEKFGIDNGNVTITEDGGMMVTGGSGFLSNTRRGQPRAITAGASFMDAWNEKKHKLNLNYKFGQAENEIRTEQISQSPLESGLLSNNTVTTDNSKSTGHRLNAKYDVAVDSLTALTVRMAASRVQNENETYRTGESFRNDIRESDNERSQSINSTKENFNVDANLTRKFKKEGRSITLKLTGNYGKTNGDMLLNSRLTDFTKDSTSIVDQFKDNSNNSDAVMASATYTEPLSKKINMSIGYEFTNSRAHSINSSFNKDAAGNYTDFDREFSNDFNFNTVRNAANLAFNYKTEKFEFNLTNNVRHDDMFMKDNLETTERQRDYLTYNPRARFRYNFSKAKSINLQYNRSNSLPTLLQIQPLKQNEDPLNLYFGNENLKPSVSNNFGLNYYFFDMMKGKGMYSGLNITQTKDAIQTDVVILPGLRRELYYVNLDKQMTTGYLYGGYQFDLIKKRQIKMDIGLNGNISNYYNRVKDLSNGAIDGEFQENRNTNYAMGADIGFRRDATKGFDFYVTFTPGYRVLNNSLNTDLNSDGFTFNTYGGYTYYLPKKIQLTGRLEYNYEAATQSLPTDFSMLKFSPGISKKFLKNESLVAEFYVNDVFNQNVGFSRSQSGSAITQTRYNNISRYYMLKLTWEFTSMKGAQ; via the coding sequence ATGAAACTACTAACCAATGTAATTTTAAGCCTCTTCTTTGGTTTATTTACACTGCAATCCATGGCCCAATCTAAACTTACCGGGACCGTCATGGATGAAACCGACAAAACAAAACTAACAAATGCTACGGCCATGCTACTCACTGCGAAGGACTCCATCTTGGTGGACTTTACACGTGCCAATGCCGACGGTAAGTTCACCCTGAACAATCCCGATGCTGAGGATTACCTGTTGATCATCAGTTATCCGAAATTCGGTGACTTTTACGATCAGGTCGCAAAGGGAACAGGGTCTAAGGACTTTGGGGAAATTAAACTGCAGAGTGCAGCCAACTTGATCGATGAAATCCTGATCACGGGTAAAATACCGGTGGTCATAAAAGGGGATACCGTAGAATATGATGCGTCGAGTTTCGTAACGGAAAAGAATGCTAAAGTGGAAGATCTTCTGAAGGTTTTGCCGGGTATTACGGTAGATGCCTCCGGAAAGATTACAGCACAGGGTAAGGAAGTGACCAAAGTATTGGTCGATGGGGAGGAGTTCTTCGGTGATGATCCCAAATTGGTCACACGGAATATCCGCTCGGATATGGTGGACAAGGTGCAGGTCTTTGAGAAAAAATCTGAGGAAGCGGAACGAACTGGTGTTGATGATGGGCAACGGATACAGACCATCAACGTAAAGTTAAAGGAGGATGCCAAGAATGGTATGTTCGGTACACTGACCGGTGGTGGTGGTTTGGATGATAACACGGGTTATTATCTCGGAAAGGCTGCTATCAATAAATTTAAGGGAGCACAAAAGATTTCAGCTTATGGCATAACGTCGAATGACGGCACAACGGATCTCGATTGGCGTGAAGCTGAGAAATTCGGCATTGATAATGGAAATGTAACCATAACGGAAGATGGCGGAATGATGGTCACCGGCGGAAGTGGTTTCTTGAGCAATACGCGTAGAGGGCAGCCGCGCGCCATTACAGCAGGGGCCTCCTTTATGGATGCTTGGAACGAGAAAAAGCATAAGCTGAATCTAAATTACAAGTTCGGACAAGCAGAAAATGAAATTCGGACGGAGCAAATTTCACAATCTCCATTGGAAAGCGGTTTATTGTCCAACAATACCGTAACGACAGACAACTCCAAAAGTACCGGCCATCGTTTAAATGCGAAGTATGATGTTGCGGTGGATTCCCTAACCGCATTGACCGTACGAATGGCGGCATCGCGCGTTCAGAATGAAAATGAAACCTATAGAACCGGAGAAAGCTTCCGGAATGATATTCGCGAGTCGGATAATGAGCGTTCGCAAAGTATTAACTCTACCAAAGAGAATTTCAATGTGGATGCCAACCTGACGCGTAAATTTAAGAAAGAAGGAAGGTCTATCACGTTAAAGTTGACCGGTAACTATGGAAAAACCAACGGCGATATGCTATTGAATTCCCGCCTAACGGATTTTACCAAGGATTCAACCTCAATTGTTGACCAATTCAAAGATAATTCAAACAACTCCGACGCGGTTATGGCTTCAGCAACGTATACTGAGCCCCTGAGCAAGAAAATCAATATGTCTATCGGTTATGAATTCACAAATTCACGTGCTCATTCAATCAACAGTTCCTTTAACAAGGATGCAGCAGGTAATTATACAGATTTTGACCGTGAGTTCAGTAATGACTTTAACTTCAATACCGTAAGGAATGCGGCAAACTTAGCCTTCAATTACAAAACGGAAAAATTCGAGTTCAATCTAACGAACAATGTGCGCCATGACGATATGTTCATGAAGGATAATTTGGAAACCACGGAAAGACAGCGCGATTACCTGACGTATAACCCGCGTGCTCGGTTCCGTTATAACTTCTCGAAAGCGAAATCCATTAATTTGCAGTACAACAGGTCCAATTCATTGCCTACGTTATTGCAAATCCAACCGTTGAAACAGAACGAGGATCCATTGAACCTGTATTTCGGTAATGAAAACCTGAAGCCTTCAGTGTCCAATAACTTTGGTCTGAACTATTACTTTTTTGACATGATGAAAGGTAAAGGGATGTACAGTGGTTTGAACATTACCCAAACAAAGGATGCCATTCAAACGGATGTGGTTATCCTGCCTGGGCTTCGACGTGAGCTTTATTATGTGAACTTGGATAAGCAGATGACCACTGGATACTTATACGGCGGTTATCAATTCGATCTGATCAAGAAAAGACAGATTAAAATGGATATAGGATTGAACGGTAATATTTCCAACTATTATAACCGTGTGAAAGATTTATCCAATGGTGCTATCGATGGCGAGTTCCAGGAGAACAGAAATACAAACTACGCCATGGGTGCCGATATCGGTTTCCGTAGGGATGCGACCAAAGGGTTTGATTTCTATGTAACCTTTACCCCAGGCTATAGAGTATTGAACAACTCGTTGAATACAGATCTGAATTCTGACGGTTTCACCTTCAATACCTACGGCGGATATACGTATTATTTACCGAAGAAAATTCAGTTGACAGGACGTTTGGAATATAACTATGAGGCAGCAACACAATCCTTACCTACGGATTTCAGCATGTTGAAATTCTCACCGGGTATTTCCAAGAAATTCCTTAAAAATGAAAGCTTGGTTGCGGAATTCTATGTGAACGATGTGTTCAATCAGAATGTAGGCTTTAGCCGGTCACAATCGGGCAGTGCCATTACGCAAACCCGATACAACAACATCTCCAGGTATTACATGTTGAAATTAACTTGGGAATTCACATCTATGAAAGGAGCACAATAA
- a CDS encoding dipeptidase, producing MQKIKDYVEANKDRFLEELFELLRFPSVSADPQFKEGVLNTAEFVAQKLKDAGADNVEICPTAGYPIVYGEKIFDPSLPTVLVYGHYDVQPADPIELWDTPPFEPTVRDGKIYARGSADDKGQFYMHVKAFEYMVKEKELACNVKFMIEGEEEVGSANLGIFVAANKERLKADVIVISDTSMISLENPSLETGLRGLSYVEVEVTGPNRDLHSGVYGGAVANPATILSKMIASLHDENNHITIPGFYDDVLELTPEERKALNEAPFDVEEYEKDLGITEVWGEKGFTTIERTGIRPTLEVNGIWGGYIGEGAKTVLPSKAFAKISMRLVPNQNSERITKLFQDHFEKIAPKSVKVEVKPHHGGEPVVTPTDSIAYKAAEKALEETFKKKPIPTRGGGSIPIVALFEKELGIKTVLLGFGLDSDNLHSPNEKYGIENYLKGIETIPLFHKYYAELSK from the coding sequence ATGCAAAAAATCAAAGACTATGTAGAAGCAAACAAAGATCGCTTCTTGGAAGAATTATTTGAATTATTGCGCTTTCCTTCTGTAAGTGCTGACCCACAGTTCAAAGAAGGCGTACTCAATACAGCGGAATTCGTTGCACAGAAATTGAAAGATGCTGGCGCTGACAACGTAGAAATCTGCCCTACTGCTGGATACCCGATTGTTTATGGTGAGAAAATCTTCGACCCTAGCTTACCTACGGTATTGGTTTATGGCCATTACGATGTGCAACCTGCAGATCCTATTGAGCTATGGGACACCCCTCCATTTGAACCAACTGTTCGTGATGGAAAGATCTATGCCCGTGGATCCGCTGATGACAAAGGACAGTTCTATATGCATGTTAAGGCATTTGAATATATGGTCAAGGAAAAAGAACTTGCCTGCAACGTTAAATTTATGATCGAAGGTGAAGAAGAAGTCGGTTCCGCCAACTTGGGCATCTTCGTTGCTGCGAATAAAGAACGTTTGAAAGCTGATGTGATCGTTATTTCCGATACGTCCATGATCTCTTTGGAGAACCCATCCCTGGAAACAGGTCTTCGTGGATTATCATATGTTGAAGTAGAAGTTACAGGTCCAAACCGCGACTTGCACTCAGGTGTATATGGTGGTGCTGTGGCCAACCCAGCAACGATCCTTTCCAAAATGATTGCTTCCCTACATGATGAGAACAACCACATCACGATCCCAGGATTCTATGACGATGTTTTGGAATTGACTCCGGAAGAACGCAAAGCGTTGAATGAAGCACCGTTCGATGTGGAAGAATATGAAAAAGATTTAGGTATTACCGAGGTGTGGGGCGAAAAAGGCTTCACGACTATTGAACGTACAGGTATCCGTCCGACATTGGAGGTAAACGGGATCTGGGGTGGCTATATCGGTGAAGGCGCGAAGACCGTATTGCCGTCAAAAGCATTCGCTAAAATTTCCATGCGTCTGGTTCCAAACCAAAATTCAGAGCGTATCACCAAATTATTCCAAGATCACTTTGAGAAAATTGCACCAAAATCCGTTAAAGTGGAAGTTAAACCCCACCACGGTGGTGAACCGGTAGTAACACCTACGGACAGCATCGCTTACAAAGCAGCTGAAAAAGCATTGGAAGAAACATTCAAGAAGAAACCAATTCCTACGCGCGGTGGTGGATCTATTCCAATCGTAGCCTTATTTGAAAAAGAATTGGGCATCAAGACCGTATTGCTTGGATTTGGCTTGGATTCAGATAATCTGCATTCGCCAAATGAGAAATATGGCATCGAAAACTACCTGAAAGGTATCGAGACGATCCCATTGTTCCATAAGTATTATGCTGAGTTAAGTAAATAA
- a CDS encoding lysophospholipid acyltransferase family protein — MPLFLKKTHRILYFIAVLFFFSLSFPALYFLAKNPQRNYASIVWFRKWISILSVHLVGIRFRVTYEEPIDWSKPYILCPNHTSILDITALTYICPQQFSFVGKIELLNNPVTRIFFKSIDIPVKRESRMSAYKAFKRAGDLLKEGKSVVIFPEGKIDDEFPPILHKFKPGAFRMAQENNIQIIPIVIQNAWDIMWDDGGRFGSKPGVIDITVLKPMDCTPTEGRDFDSIELEVYEKMNQVWLKQREITQ, encoded by the coding sequence ATGCCATTATTTTTAAAGAAGACCCACAGAATCCTTTATTTTATAGCTGTACTTTTTTTCTTTAGCTTAAGTTTTCCTGCATTGTATTTTCTGGCGAAAAACCCGCAACGGAATTATGCATCCATAGTCTGGTTTCGCAAATGGATCAGCATCCTAAGTGTGCATTTGGTCGGTATCCGATTCCGTGTCACGTATGAGGAACCCATAGATTGGTCCAAACCCTATATCCTTTGCCCCAACCATACGTCCATATTGGATATTACAGCCTTGACGTATATCTGTCCGCAACAGTTTTCCTTTGTCGGCAAGATCGAACTCCTCAATAACCCTGTTACCCGGATATTTTTCAAGTCCATTGATATTCCCGTAAAAAGGGAGAGCAGGATGTCGGCCTATAAAGCCTTCAAGAGAGCAGGAGATCTGTTAAAGGAAGGGAAATCCGTGGTTATCTTTCCCGAAGGAAAGATCGATGATGAATTTCCACCGATCCTCCATAAATTCAAACCTGGTGCATTCCGCATGGCGCAGGAAAACAACATTCAGATCATTCCCATTGTAATCCAGAATGCATGGGATATCATGTGGGATGATGGCGGTCGTTTTGGATCGAAGCCCGGAGTGATCGACATCACTGTCCTAAAACCTATGGACTGTACGCCGACCGAAGGAAGGGATTTCGATTCCATTGAGCTGGAAGTTTATGAAAAAATGAATCAAGTCTGGCTAAAACAAAGAGAAATTACACAATAA
- a CDS encoding DUF2795 domain-containing protein, which produces MYWTLELASHLEDAPWPATKDELIDYAIRSGAPVEVIENLQALEDDGEPYENIEEIWPDYPTKDDFFFNEDEY; this is translated from the coding sequence ATGTATTGGACACTTGAATTAGCTTCACACTTGGAAGACGCTCCATGGCCAGCAACAAAAGATGAATTAATTGATTACGCTATTCGTTCAGGAGCACCCGTAGAAGTGATTGAAAATCTTCAGGCGTTGGAAGACGATGGTGAACCTTACGAAAACATCGAGGAGATCTGGCCAGATTATCCGACAAAAGATGATTTCTTTTTCAACGAAGACGAGTATTAA
- the trpD gene encoding anthranilate phosphoribosyltransferase, producing the protein MKEILAHLFEYKSFTRKEAYDILTNIATGKYDTHQIAAFMTIYGMRSIRVEELAGFREAMYDLCNKVDFKGYDLIDMCGTGGDGKNTFNISTLASFVVAGAGYHVAKHGNVGVSSSCGSSNVMEYLGYTFTSDKDILQRQLETANICFLHAPLFHPAMKTVAPIRRALAVKTFFNMLGPLTNPANPRFQCVGVFSLELARLYAYLYQNTDKQYSIIHALDGYDEISLTGDFKVINNQGENYYTVDELGFSAVKPEELAGGDSIEEAAKTFRTIIEGQGNDVQNNVVLTNAAFGIKTFHPEKSFADCYYEAESSLLGHKALNSFKTLIHG; encoded by the coding sequence ATGAAAGAAATTCTAGCACATCTCTTTGAATATAAATCCTTTACGAGAAAGGAAGCTTACGATATCTTAACAAATATTGCCACTGGCAAATACGATACGCATCAGATTGCAGCCTTTATGACGATCTATGGCATGCGCAGCATCCGTGTTGAGGAGCTTGCTGGCTTTCGCGAAGCGATGTATGACCTGTGCAATAAGGTTGATTTTAAAGGATATGACCTCATTGATATGTGCGGTACGGGAGGGGATGGTAAGAACACCTTTAACATCTCCACATTGGCATCATTCGTTGTGGCTGGAGCAGGCTATCATGTTGCCAAACACGGCAATGTGGGTGTTTCCTCCAGCTGTGGCTCTTCCAATGTGATGGAATACCTCGGCTATACATTCACATCGGATAAGGATATCCTACAACGCCAATTGGAAACTGCGAACATCTGTTTTCTCCACGCTCCCCTCTTCCACCCTGCAATGAAGACGGTAGCACCGATCCGCAGGGCATTGGCCGTAAAAACCTTCTTCAACATGCTTGGTCCTTTGACCAATCCTGCAAATCCAAGGTTCCAATGTGTCGGCGTTTTTAGCTTGGAACTTGCCCGATTATATGCCTACCTCTACCAGAATACCGATAAACAGTACAGTATCATTCATGCATTGGATGGTTATGATGAAATTTCCCTAACTGGTGATTTTAAGGTAATCAACAACCAAGGAGAGAATTATTATACGGTGGATGAATTGGGATTCAGCGCCGTAAAACCCGAGGAACTTGCTGGTGGGGATAGCATTGAAGAAGCGGCAAAAACATTCAGGACCATCATTGAAGGACAGGGCAATGATGTGCAGAACAATGTCGTCCTGACCAATGCGGCCTTTGGCATCAAGACATTCCACCCCGAGAAGAGCTTCGCGGATTGTTATTATGAAGCAGAATCGTCTCTCCTCGGTCATAAAGCATTGAACAGCTTCAAAACCTTGATCCATGGCTAA
- a CDS encoding phosphoribosylanthranilate isomerase, with translation MAKELLIKVCGMRETENIRDLANLPIDYMGHIFYGKSPRFAENLAVQQLPNSIKRTGVFVNADFNSIMDLAKKHGLTTIQLHGDESPLIAQGLKAQGLEIIKAFGIDEQFDWSRLQGYAEFVDYFLFDSKSPAYGGTGQSFNWQKLKEYPLSKPYFLSGGLSLDNLKEAIAFADERLVGLDLNSKFEIKPGLKNIEQLTTAVKIIRNEQISSQ, from the coding sequence ATGGCTAAAGAACTCTTGATCAAAGTATGCGGGATGCGCGAGACGGAAAATATCCGCGACCTGGCGAATCTACCCATCGATTATATGGGTCATATCTTTTATGGGAAATCACCCCGATTTGCAGAAAACTTGGCGGTGCAACAGCTGCCCAACTCCATCAAAAGAACGGGTGTATTCGTGAATGCCGATTTCAACAGTATTATGGACCTCGCCAAGAAACATGGGCTGACAACGATACAGCTACATGGCGATGAAAGTCCACTGATAGCACAAGGGCTTAAGGCTCAGGGACTGGAAATCATCAAGGCATTCGGAATAGATGAGCAATTCGATTGGTCCAGATTACAGGGATATGCTGAATTTGTGGATTATTTCCTTTTTGACAGTAAAAGTCCTGCGTATGGTGGCACAGGCCAGTCCTTCAATTGGCAGAAGCTAAAAGAATATCCCCTTTCCAAGCCTTATTTTCTAAGTGGTGGCTTGTCCCTGGACAACCTCAAGGAGGCAATAGCATTCGCCGACGAACGCTTGGTCGGATTGGATCTCAATTCCAAGTTTGAAATCAAACCTGGACTGAAAAATATAGAACAGTTAACAACAGCAGTGAAAATTATACGAAATGAGCAAATATCAAGTCAATAA
- the trpB gene encoding tryptophan synthase subunit beta has product MSKYQVNNQGYYGPFGGAYIPEMLYPNVEELQQQYLDIIQSDAFKQEFEQLLKDYVGRPSPLYHAKRLSEKYNAKIFLKREDLNHTGAHKINNTIGQILLAEKLGKKRIIAETGAGQHGVATATVCALKGLECVVYMGEIDIERQAPNVARMKMMGATVVAAKSGSRTLKDATNEALRDWINNPVDTHYIIGSVVGPHPYPDMVARFQSIISEETKKQLLEKTGKENPDIVMACVGGGSNAAGMFYHFLDDEEVQLIAVEAAGHGVDSGETAATTVLGKEGVLHGSRSILMQTEDGQVIEPYSISAGLDYPGIGPQHAWLFKSARGTYVSATDDEAMQAGLLLTKLEGIIPAIESSHALAHLEKMNFKGDETVVICLSGRGDKDLDNYMKYFGF; this is encoded by the coding sequence ATGAGCAAATATCAAGTCAATAACCAAGGTTACTATGGCCCCTTCGGCGGTGCATACATTCCCGAGATGCTATATCCCAATGTGGAGGAATTGCAGCAACAATATTTGGACATTATACAGAGCGACGCTTTCAAACAGGAGTTTGAGCAATTACTGAAGGATTACGTTGGACGTCCTTCACCATTATACCATGCCAAACGTCTTTCCGAAAAATACAACGCCAAGATATTCTTAAAGCGCGAAGACCTCAACCACACGGGCGCCCATAAGATCAACAATACCATCGGTCAGATTCTTTTGGCGGAGAAATTGGGCAAGAAGCGCATCATTGCTGAAACCGGTGCAGGTCAGCATGGTGTTGCCACAGCAACAGTATGTGCTTTGAAAGGTTTAGAATGTGTGGTCTACATGGGTGAGATCGACATTGAACGGCAGGCGCCGAATGTCGCGCGGATGAAAATGATGGGTGCCACAGTTGTCGCTGCGAAATCAGGCAGCAGGACCTTGAAGGACGCTACGAATGAAGCCCTCCGGGATTGGATCAACAATCCTGTTGATACCCATTATATCATAGGATCCGTTGTGGGCCCTCACCCCTATCCAGATATGGTTGCACGGTTTCAATCGATCATCTCTGAAGAGACGAAGAAACAACTGTTGGAAAAAACGGGGAAAGAAAACCCCGACATTGTGATGGCTTGTGTAGGCGGCGGTTCCAATGCCGCAGGTATGTTCTACCATTTCTTGGATGATGAAGAGGTGCAATTGATCGCTGTGGAAGCTGCCGGACATGGTGTGGACAGCGGAGAAACTGCTGCGACGACGGTTCTGGGAAAAGAAGGTGTCCTTCACGGCTCCAGATCAATCTTAATGCAGACTGAGGACGGCCAGGTGATCGAACCGTATTCCATTTCCGCAGGATTGGATTACCCCGGAATAGGTCCACAGCATGCTTGGCTGTTCAAATCGGCACGTGGAACCTATGTGAGTGCTACGGATGATGAAGCCATGCAGGCGGGATTGCTGCTCACGAAACTGGAAGGCATCATTCCCGCAATTGAAAGCTCACATGCGCTGGCTCATCTGGAAAAGATGAACTTCAAGGGGGATGAAACTGTTGTTATCTGTCTCTCTGGACGTGGTGATAAGGATTTGGACAACTACATGAAATATTTTGGATTCTAA
- the trpA gene encoding tryptophan synthase subunit alpha → MNITKQANGLLSIYFTAGYPSLDSTVDIAEALEKAGADFLEIGFPYSDPVADGPTIQHSSEVALKNGMTLNQLFEQLKDLRKGVSIPVYLMGYVNPVIQFGVENFCKACREVGITGTIIPDLPMYEYEELYKDIFLENKVSNVFLVTPQTSPERIRKIDSLSTSFIYLLSSNATTGTQLHVKDQSEAYFKRIKDMDLNNPIVIGFGIHNHDTFDKATQYANGAIVGTAFVKLLAEANYLQKIPAFISSIKGK, encoded by the coding sequence ATGAACATTACAAAACAAGCAAACGGATTGCTATCGATATATTTTACCGCTGGGTACCCCAGCTTGGACAGTACAGTTGATATCGCCGAAGCGTTAGAAAAGGCTGGTGCGGATTTCCTGGAGATTGGATTTCCCTATTCAGATCCTGTCGCCGACGGACCGACCATCCAGCACAGCTCGGAAGTTGCCCTGAAGAATGGCATGACGCTAAATCAACTATTTGAACAATTGAAGGATCTGCGTAAGGGCGTATCCATTCCGGTTTACCTGATGGGTTATGTCAATCCCGTTATCCAATTCGGCGTGGAGAACTTCTGTAAAGCGTGCCGGGAAGTAGGCATTACGGGAACCATCATTCCGGACTTACCCATGTACGAATATGAGGAGCTCTACAAGGATATTTTCTTGGAAAATAAGGTAAGCAATGTTTTCTTGGTTACTCCACAGACTTCACCGGAACGGATTCGTAAGATCGACTCCCTTTCCACAAGTTTCATTTATCTGCTGTCCTCGAACGCAACAACCGGAACACAGCTCCATGTAAAAGATCAATCGGAAGCATACTTCAAGCGGATCAAGGACATGGATTTAAATAACCCAATCGTCATCGGTTTCGGAATCCATAACCACGACACCTTTGATAAAGCGACGCAATACGCCAATGGTGCCATCGTCGGTACGGCATTCGTCAAACTCCTGGCAGAGGCGAATTACCTGCAAAAGATACCAGCGTTTATTTCCTCCATCAAGGGGAAATAA